A window from Scyliorhinus canicula chromosome 19, sScyCan1.1, whole genome shotgun sequence encodes these proteins:
- the LOC119954240 gene encoding BMP and activin membrane-bound inhibitor homolog produces MHRHSNSIAVWLQLELCVIIILFTKGEIRCYCDGPQCVATGYMCKSQLSACFTRLLDPQNANSPLLHGCMDTFSNTTEICHSQNSYHHKGHWSLLECCWEDMCNYKGLQEVLLHSGSSMSDRRAKKQRTSGNRNPAHQQETNAKEIWFRAAVIAVCIAGAFILVLLVMLALRMLRSENRRLQRQHEQMISRLHYSFQKPPTEKFLVGNLELEATATAARDHENYCIVHNKQQHLDTYSEKPSSFFPWDVHSAQKKPILV; encoded by the exons GTGAAATCCGATGCTATTGTGATGGGCCACAGTGTGTTGCGACAGGCTATATGTGCAAATCCCAGCTGTCTGCCTGCTTTACTAGACTACTGGACCCTCAGAATGCCAATTCTCCCTTGCTGCATGGCTGCATGGACACTTTCTCCAACACGACCGAGATCTGCCATTCACAAAATTCCTACCACCATAAAGGACACTGGTCACTCTTAGAGTGCTGCTGGGAAGATATGTGTAACTATAAAGGGCTACAGGAAGTTTTGCTGCATTCTGGGAGTAGCATGTCAG ACCGGCGTGCCAAGAAGCAGAGGACTTCTGGGAATAGGAACCCGGCCCACCAGCAAGAGACCAATGCTAAGGAGATCTGGTTCCGGGCAGCCGTGATAGCTGTGTGCATTGCGGGTGCTTTCATCTTGGTGCTGCTAGTCATGTTAGCTCTGCGGATGCTACGTAGTGAGAACAGGCGCCTGCAGCGGCAGCATGAGCAGATGATCTCACGGCTGCATTATAGTTTTCAGAAGCCTCCCACAGAAAAATTCCTGGTAGGAAACTTGGAACTTGAAGCCACAGCAACGGCTGCCAGAGACCATGAAAACTATTGCATAGTGCATAACAAGCAACAGCATTTGGACACGTACAGTGAAAAACCCAGCTCATTTTTTCCTTGGGATGTGCACAGTGCTCAAAAGAAGCCAATCCTGGTGTGA